A genomic window from Microbacterium sp. ET2 includes:
- a CDS encoding M81 family metallopeptidase, whose product MKLAIAGIYIEASTFSRHVTRAEDFIARRGADLVAAHPLAAWLGQASDGVEWVGALHAMSGASGPIDADVYDAFESELLERLRAALPLDGVWLPLHGALSVVGRERVEERLVGRIREVVGVDAVLSASMDPHGNMSAELASVLDLATCHRHAPHIDHEKTRRRAVRNLVDVVRRGVKPAKAWVRVPVLLPGERTSTVVDPGRMVFGRIDGAIAERGLRDGGIWIGFAWADEERNTASTLVTGDDEAAALACAEELARSYWEARESFEITAPHYGTLDEAFAFVEGGAATPVVISDAGDNVTAGASGDITYALHAVRARAGLADRRVLVAGLVDPAALTAAVGAGVGARLQLAVGAGLDDRFGGPVLTTWEVERLVPAPDGARINGALLRHGTVSVTVQWARDPFVAPDDPALPPGILTGVAHVPWDGYDIVLVKNGYQFPSQVAGAGSSFIAVTPGGTDLDMDRLAFTRVERPLYPFDREFEADLAARLL is encoded by the coding sequence ATGAAGCTCGCGATCGCCGGCATCTACATCGAGGCGAGCACGTTCTCGCGGCATGTGACGCGGGCAGAGGACTTCATCGCGCGCCGGGGTGCCGACCTCGTCGCGGCGCACCCGCTCGCCGCGTGGCTGGGCCAGGCGTCGGACGGAGTCGAATGGGTGGGTGCACTCCACGCGATGTCCGGTGCGAGCGGGCCGATCGACGCCGACGTCTACGACGCCTTCGAGTCCGAGCTGCTCGAGAGGTTGCGGGCGGCGCTGCCGCTCGACGGCGTCTGGCTGCCGTTGCACGGTGCGCTGAGCGTCGTCGGCCGCGAACGCGTCGAGGAGCGCCTGGTCGGCCGGATCCGCGAGGTCGTCGGGGTCGATGCCGTGCTCTCGGCTTCGATGGACCCACACGGCAACATGTCGGCGGAGCTGGCATCCGTGCTCGATCTCGCCACCTGCCATCGGCATGCCCCGCACATCGACCACGAGAAGACCCGCCGGCGCGCCGTGCGCAACCTCGTCGATGTGGTGCGGCGTGGCGTCAAACCCGCCAAGGCGTGGGTGCGCGTCCCGGTGCTGCTGCCGGGAGAGCGTACGTCGACGGTCGTCGACCCGGGTCGGATGGTCTTCGGCCGGATCGACGGTGCGATCGCGGAGCGGGGACTGCGCGACGGCGGGATCTGGATCGGCTTCGCGTGGGCCGATGAGGAGCGCAACACGGCCTCGACGCTCGTGACAGGCGACGATGAGGCGGCTGCACTCGCCTGCGCCGAAGAGCTCGCCCGGAGCTACTGGGAGGCGAGGGAGTCCTTCGAGATCACCGCCCCGCACTACGGCACGCTCGACGAGGCGTTCGCGTTCGTCGAGGGCGGTGCGGCGACGCCCGTCGTCATCAGTGACGCGGGCGACAACGTCACCGCGGGCGCATCGGGTGACATCACGTACGCGCTGCACGCCGTGCGCGCTCGTGCGGGGCTCGCCGACAGGCGCGTGCTCGTGGCGGGTCTCGTCGATCCGGCCGCGCTGACGGCAGCGGTGGGAGCCGGCGTGGGGGCACGCCTGCAGCTGGCGGTGGGCGCCGGTCTCGACGATCGGTTCGGCGGGCCGGTGCTGACGACCTGGGAGGTGGAGCGTCTGGTGCCTGCACCGGACGGCGCCCGCATCAACGGCGCGCTGCTGCGCCACGGCACCGTGTCGGTGACCGTGCAGTGGGCGCGCGATCCGTTCGTGGCTCCGGATGACCCCGCCCTGCCGCCCGGGATCCTGACGGGGGTCGCGCATGTGCCGTGGGACGGCTACGACATCGTCCTGGTCAAGAACGGATACCAGTTCCCCAGTCAGGTCGCGGGCGCAGGATCGTCCTTCATCGCGGTGACGCCGGGTGGCACCGACCTCGACATGGATCGACTCGCCTTCACGCGGGTCGAACGTCCGCTGTATCCGTTCGACCGGGAGTTCGAGGCCGACCTCGCCGCGCGGCTGCTGTGA
- a CDS encoding M81 family metallopeptidase, which produces MRIGITGFGAESSTFSTFRMRKEHFSVQRGDEQLALYDLAGWFPGVEDIEWLPTVRAHGGAGGPIDPDAYDRYADEIVDRIRDLGAIDGLYVDLHGAAHVDGRDGAEEALLRRIREVVGDDTVISMSMDTHGNFSRELAELVDLAVCFRHAPHIDSGAIRERAVRKLVEVLRDGRRPLKAWVRVPVLLPGERTSTVVEPGKTVFGGLVPAIERHGVVDASLWVGFAWADEDRNAAAVMVTAYDEESARACAREVAQAYWDARNDFTIVAESSGTWDEALDFALAGPPSPLFISDSGDNITAGSAADITYALTETLARQDVVDSGLRFLFAGIVDPASVDAAVEVGVGGTLRRGIGAVVDDRFAGPVDRDWVVERLVPGLVEGEGTVAAVLASGDIHAMVQRGRSYFMDPAVFAKVTSRNKLANHAYIPSDGYDVVVVKVGYLFPGQTDEAQSWFMALTPGGTDLDVDRLVFERVWRPIFPLDTDFEADLEPVILPAR; this is translated from the coding sequence ATGCGCATCGGCATCACCGGATTCGGCGCCGAATCCAGCACCTTCTCCACCTTCCGCATGCGAAAGGAGCACTTCTCGGTGCAGCGCGGCGACGAGCAGCTCGCGCTGTACGACCTGGCCGGATGGTTCCCCGGTGTGGAAGACATCGAGTGGCTGCCGACCGTCCGCGCGCACGGCGGCGCGGGCGGACCCATCGATCCGGACGCCTACGACCGCTACGCGGACGAGATCGTGGATCGGATCCGCGACCTGGGTGCCATCGACGGTCTCTATGTCGACCTGCACGGCGCCGCGCACGTCGACGGCCGCGACGGCGCGGAAGAAGCGCTTCTGCGTCGCATCCGCGAGGTCGTCGGCGACGACACCGTCATCTCGATGTCGATGGACACGCACGGCAACTTCTCCCGCGAGCTGGCTGAGCTCGTCGACCTCGCGGTGTGCTTCCGTCACGCGCCCCACATCGATTCCGGCGCGATCCGCGAGCGCGCCGTGCGCAAGCTCGTCGAGGTCCTGCGCGATGGCCGCAGGCCGCTCAAGGCGTGGGTGCGGGTCCCCGTCCTGCTGCCGGGCGAACGGACGTCGACCGTCGTCGAGCCGGGAAAGACGGTCTTCGGAGGACTGGTCCCCGCCATCGAGCGCCACGGTGTCGTGGACGCGAGCCTGTGGGTCGGGTTCGCCTGGGCCGACGAAGACCGCAACGCGGCGGCCGTGATGGTGACGGCGTACGACGAAGAATCCGCACGCGCCTGCGCACGCGAGGTCGCGCAGGCGTACTGGGACGCCCGGAACGACTTCACGATCGTTGCCGAGAGCTCCGGTACGTGGGATGAGGCGCTCGACTTCGCCCTGGCCGGCCCGCCCTCGCCGCTGTTCATCAGCGACTCGGGTGACAACATCACCGCGGGCTCGGCAGCGGATATCACCTACGCGCTCACCGAGACCCTCGCACGTCAGGATGTCGTCGACTCGGGCCTGCGGTTCCTCTTCGCGGGCATCGTGGATCCGGCATCCGTCGACGCGGCGGTCGAGGTCGGTGTTGGCGGGACCCTGCGGCGCGGGATCGGCGCCGTGGTGGACGACCGCTTCGCCGGCCCCGTCGACCGCGACTGGGTGGTCGAGCGGCTCGTGCCGGGCTTGGTCGAGGGCGAGGGAACCGTGGCGGCCGTGCTCGCGTCGGGCGATATCCACGCCATGGTGCAGCGTGGCCGCTCGTACTTCATGGATCCGGCTGTGTTCGCGAAGGTCACGTCCCGCAACAAGCTCGCCAATCACGCCTACATCCCCTCCGACGGCTACGACGTGGTCGTGGTGAAGGTCGGCTACCTCTTCCCGGGGCAGACCGACGAGGCGCAGAGCTGGTTCATGGCCCTCACACCCGGCGGCACCGACCTCGACGTCGACCGTCTCGTCTTCGAGCGTGTCTGGCGCCCGATCTTCCCGCTCGACACCGACTTCGAGGCCGACCTCGAGCCGGTCATCCTGCCTGCCCGCTGA
- a CDS encoding Gfo/Idh/MocA family protein encodes MSAALRWGVLGTGGIAGKQVADLLANGHTVTAVGSRSAGSAEAFAARHGIRAHASYEALVEDPDVDVVYVATPAHVHLENGLLAIAAGKHVLMEKPFTVDAAQARELVDAADAADVVLLEALWTRFLPHMARVREIVREGTIGEIRTIIAESGQRLPQDADFRLNRADLAGGSLLDIGIYPISFAIDLLGFPADVTSRATLGPTGVDLQTSAILTYPSGAQAICQTAIDVKGPNRAAVLGTEGRIEIDTTFYAPTSFVVIANDGTVIERWTNEVAPRGMQYQAAELERLVRTGERRSPLLTSEDSIALMELLDGIRRQNGIVLAGR; translated from the coding sequence ATGAGCGCCGCATTGCGCTGGGGCGTCCTCGGCACGGGCGGGATCGCGGGCAAGCAGGTCGCAGATCTTCTCGCCAACGGCCACACCGTGACGGCGGTCGGATCGCGCTCGGCCGGATCGGCGGAGGCGTTCGCCGCACGCCACGGCATCCGCGCGCACGCGAGCTACGAGGCGCTCGTCGAGGATCCCGATGTCGACGTCGTGTATGTCGCGACGCCCGCTCATGTCCACCTCGAGAACGGCCTGCTCGCGATCGCGGCCGGCAAGCACGTACTGATGGAGAAGCCGTTCACGGTGGACGCCGCGCAGGCGCGCGAGCTCGTCGACGCGGCGGATGCGGCGGATGTCGTCCTGCTGGAGGCGCTGTGGACGCGCTTCCTCCCGCACATGGCCCGGGTGCGGGAGATCGTGCGGGAGGGGACGATCGGCGAGATCCGCACGATCATCGCCGAGAGCGGACAGCGGCTGCCGCAGGATGCGGACTTCCGGCTCAATCGCGCGGATCTCGCCGGCGGATCGCTGCTGGACATCGGGATCTATCCGATCTCGTTCGCGATCGATCTGCTCGGGTTCCCCGCCGACGTGACCTCCCGCGCCACGCTGGGGCCGACCGGCGTTGACCTGCAGACGTCCGCCATCCTCACCTACCCATCCGGCGCGCAGGCGATCTGCCAGACCGCGATCGACGTCAAGGGCCCGAATCGTGCCGCCGTGCTGGGCACCGAGGGGCGCATCGAGATCGACACCACCTTCTACGCTCCGACGTCGTTCGTCGTGATCGCTAACGACGGCACGGTGATCGAGCGCTGGACGAACGAGGTCGCCCCGCGGGGCATGCAGTACCAAGCCGCCGAGCTCGAACGGCTCGTCCGCACGGGGGAGCGCCGCAGTCCGCTTCTCACCTCCGAGGACTCGATCGCCCTGATGGAGCTTCTCGACGGCATCCGACGACAGAACGGGATCGTCCTCGCCGGCCGGTGA
- a CDS encoding MFS transporter, whose product MIARDSGKSTLLISVGATVVSSIPAFLIGALFTQINEDIGIPSWSLGVIVATYWVAAALSSAPSGRLTSRAGARRVIILTIIVAIAALAGSALVSPSWQWLLFWAAVGGVSTGLCHPSTNHLINLRVAPERRALAYGIKQSSVPIASFLAGLAIPAISLTLGWRWAYGLAAAAAVVVLTIFFLVGPRRLPKGTVRTNTSVPLTREQRVYFLTLASVTTLGAGSAACASTFGVVSAIEHGMHPAAAGVLFAAAGLTGAFMRIAVGALERGGGKTMRTITLMLAGGFVGSVLMAFTREWAFGVGLVLVLGIGWGWTGLTHYVVGSTAGRATPAATGLVQTGSYLGCAVLPIIGGGIFALWGSTPIWYLSGTMFLVATILAIVVWRRGAPIAT is encoded by the coding sequence GTGATCGCGCGTGACAGCGGAAAGTCCACGCTCCTCATCTCGGTCGGGGCGACGGTCGTCTCCAGCATCCCCGCCTTCCTGATCGGCGCGCTCTTCACTCAGATCAACGAGGACATCGGCATCCCGTCCTGGTCGCTCGGCGTCATCGTGGCCACGTACTGGGTGGCTGCCGCGCTCAGCTCCGCGCCCTCCGGGCGGCTCACCTCGCGGGCGGGGGCACGCAGGGTGATCATCCTCACGATCATCGTCGCGATCGCGGCTCTCGCCGGCTCGGCCCTCGTCAGCCCGAGCTGGCAGTGGCTGCTCTTCTGGGCTGCGGTCGGGGGAGTCTCGACCGGGCTCTGCCACCCGTCGACCAACCACCTCATCAACCTGCGGGTGGCGCCCGAGCGGCGTGCGCTCGCGTACGGCATCAAGCAGTCCTCGGTCCCCATCGCATCGTTCCTCGCGGGCCTGGCGATCCCCGCGATCTCGCTGACGCTCGGCTGGCGCTGGGCCTACGGTCTCGCCGCTGCCGCCGCAGTCGTGGTGCTCACCATCTTCTTCCTCGTCGGCCCCCGGCGCCTGCCCAAGGGAACGGTCCGCACCAACACGAGCGTGCCTCTGACTCGCGAGCAGCGCGTCTACTTCCTGACGCTCGCATCCGTGACGACGCTCGGCGCCGGCTCGGCCGCCTGCGCGTCGACCTTCGGCGTCGTCTCAGCGATCGAGCACGGCATGCATCCGGCGGCGGCCGGCGTGCTGTTCGCCGCGGCGGGTCTCACGGGCGCGTTCATGCGCATCGCGGTGGGCGCGCTCGAGCGAGGCGGCGGCAAGACGATGCGCACCATCACGCTCATGCTCGCGGGCGGCTTCGTGGGGTCCGTCCTGATGGCGTTCACCCGCGAATGGGCGTTCGGGGTGGGGCTCGTCCTCGTCCTCGGCATCGGGTGGGGCTGGACCGGACTGACCCACTACGTCGTGGGAAGCACCGCGGGTCGGGCGACGCCCGCCGCGACGGGCCTCGTGCAGACCGGGTCGTACCTCGGCTGCGCGGTCCTGCCCATCATCGGCGGCGGCATCTTCGCCCTCTGGGGCTCGACGCCCATCTGGTACCTCTCCGGCACCATGTTCCTCGTCGCCACCATCCTTGCCATCGTGGTCTGGCGCCGCGGCGCGCCGATCGCCACCTGA
- a CDS encoding multidrug effflux MFS transporter codes for MSDRVRSRRRIAPETSIAVSFGLMASLTAIMSMTAYSVDSFLPAFPLAADAFGVQASALQLTLSAFLVGIAVGQLVFGPLSDRLGRRGPLIAGAAVCAGAAVVAALAPDVTTLIVARFIQGVAGSSGTVISRAIIRDRTVGDHTARTLASLAVGVGAMNIFSPMIGGQLVQWFGWRGPLWFLAALGIVLLVIVILVVPETHLPHHRERSTGWLGLPTVVRHLKNRIFVVYVLVQAGSYATLMAYVSASPFVYQDLLGFDGAQFGLLFSINAAVAVSVNFVANRWMRRLGAKRLVLLGLGLSVAGTTVTATLWLLDAPATLIAVAITSSMAPLALNGPNLIGLALNRVRTATGSAAATIGFVQFCAGSAVAPFVGVWGTGSLIPMCATMAGLALISVVVLLLSRRSEAAIDAAARVVE; via the coding sequence GTGTCGGATCGGGTGAGATCGCGGCGGCGCATCGCCCCCGAGACCTCGATCGCGGTCAGTTTCGGCCTGATGGCGTCGCTGACGGCCATCATGTCGATGACGGCCTACAGCGTCGACTCGTTCCTGCCGGCGTTCCCGCTCGCTGCCGACGCGTTCGGTGTGCAGGCGAGCGCCCTGCAGCTGACGCTCAGCGCGTTCCTCGTGGGGATCGCGGTCGGCCAGTTGGTGTTCGGGCCGCTCAGCGACCGGCTCGGACGCCGGGGTCCGCTCATCGCGGGCGCCGCCGTGTGCGCCGGCGCTGCGGTCGTCGCCGCCCTCGCGCCGGATGTCACGACACTCATCGTCGCCCGGTTCATCCAGGGCGTGGCTGGGTCCTCGGGCACCGTGATCAGCCGCGCGATCATCCGGGATCGCACGGTGGGGGACCATACGGCGCGCACCCTCGCCTCACTCGCCGTCGGCGTCGGTGCCATGAACATCTTCTCGCCGATGATCGGCGGTCAGCTCGTGCAGTGGTTCGGGTGGCGCGGGCCGCTGTGGTTCCTCGCCGCTCTCGGCATCGTCCTGCTCGTCATCGTGATCCTGGTGGTGCCGGAGACGCATCTGCCGCATCATCGCGAGCGCAGCACCGGATGGCTCGGTCTGCCGACCGTCGTGCGCCACCTGAAGAACAGGATCTTCGTGGTCTACGTCCTCGTGCAGGCGGGTTCGTACGCGACCCTGATGGCGTACGTGTCCGCATCGCCGTTCGTCTACCAGGATCTGCTGGGCTTCGACGGAGCTCAGTTCGGATTGCTGTTCTCGATCAACGCGGCCGTCGCGGTGAGTGTCAACTTCGTCGCCAACCGGTGGATGCGCCGCCTCGGCGCCAAGCGCCTCGTGCTGCTGGGCCTCGGCCTGTCGGTCGCCGGCACGACCGTCACGGCCACGCTGTGGCTTCTTGACGCTCCGGCGACGCTGATCGCTGTCGCGATCACGTCGTCGATGGCGCCGCTGGCGCTGAACGGTCCGAACCTCATCGGCCTTGCGCTCAACCGGGTGCGAACGGCGACCGGATCGGCGGCTGCGACGATCGGCTTCGTGCAGTTCTGCGCTGGCTCCGCCGTCGCGCCGTTCGTCGGAGTGTGGGGCACGGGCTCGCTGATCCCGATGTGCGCGACCATGGCGGGACTCGCCCTGATTTCGGTGGTCGTGCTGTTGCTGTCCCGTCGCAGTGAAGCGGCGATCGACGCCGCCGCACGCGTGGTGGAGTGA
- a CDS encoding M81 family metallopeptidase, producing MRIAIAGVSGECSTFSHDIMREPIFDVTRGQELLDHYEWDDRLGDLVADVEWVPIMRAATGAGGPVDPEFYDRAEAEILEGLKANLPYDGVYLDIHGALNVLGRTRLEERFVGRVREIVGDDTVISVSMDPHGNFSEELAEYVDLAACYRHAPHIDRLQTRDRAVTQLIETIHRGVKPKKAWVRVPVLLPGERTSTLFEPATSVFGALIPAIERFGILDVNLWCGFPWADEDRNAAAVFATGDDEAAIVAAAEHIARGYWDARADFGITSPHYGTWDEALDFVLSGAQRPVYLSDAGDNVTAGGSGDITVALTRTLQRTDVIASGARFLFAGLVDEPSLDAAIEAGVGATITRAIGAVVDERYAPAVPGIWTVEKLIDGIYGEGIVGAVVSSGTVSVSLQRYRQRFVGAADPATPAFAMIGLAYTDVSPYDVVVVKNGYLFPNQRETSGSEFMAFTPGGTDLDFDRLTFERVWRPIFPLDRDFEADLTPTVLEVKAREFGTQGA from the coding sequence ATGCGCATCGCGATCGCCGGCGTCTCCGGAGAATGCAGCACCTTCTCGCACGACATCATGCGAGAGCCGATCTTCGACGTCACCCGCGGCCAGGAGCTGCTTGACCACTACGAATGGGACGACCGGCTGGGCGACCTCGTCGCCGACGTCGAGTGGGTCCCCATCATGCGCGCGGCCACCGGCGCGGGCGGACCTGTGGATCCCGAGTTCTACGACCGTGCGGAGGCCGAGATCCTCGAGGGACTGAAGGCGAACCTGCCGTACGACGGCGTCTACCTCGACATCCACGGTGCCCTCAACGTGCTCGGGCGCACCCGGCTCGAAGAGCGATTCGTCGGTCGCGTGCGCGAGATCGTCGGCGACGACACCGTCATTTCGGTGTCGATGGACCCGCACGGAAACTTCTCCGAGGAACTCGCCGAGTACGTCGACCTCGCCGCGTGCTATCGGCACGCGCCGCATATCGACCGGCTGCAGACGCGCGACCGCGCCGTCACCCAGCTGATCGAGACGATCCATCGCGGCGTCAAGCCGAAGAAGGCGTGGGTGCGCGTTCCGGTGCTCCTCCCGGGCGAGCGCACCTCGACGCTGTTCGAGCCGGCGACCTCGGTGTTCGGCGCGTTGATCCCCGCGATCGAGCGGTTCGGCATCCTGGACGTCAACCTCTGGTGCGGCTTCCCGTGGGCCGACGAGGACCGCAATGCCGCCGCCGTCTTCGCCACCGGCGACGACGAGGCCGCGATCGTCGCGGCCGCCGAGCACATCGCGCGCGGCTACTGGGATGCACGCGCCGACTTCGGCATCACGAGCCCCCACTACGGAACGTGGGACGAGGCGCTGGACTTCGTGCTGTCGGGAGCGCAGCGCCCGGTGTATCTCAGCGACGCGGGCGACAACGTCACCGCCGGCGGCTCCGGCGACATCACGGTGGCGCTCACCCGCACGCTGCAGCGGACCGATGTCATCGCCTCCGGTGCGAGGTTCCTCTTCGCCGGACTCGTCGACGAGCCGAGCCTCGACGCCGCGATCGAGGCCGGGGTCGGCGCGACAATCACCCGTGCCATCGGCGCCGTCGTCGACGAGCGCTATGCGCCCGCCGTGCCCGGCATCTGGACAGTCGAGAAGCTCATCGACGGCATCTACGGCGAGGGGATCGTCGGGGCGGTCGTGTCATCCGGCACCGTCTCGGTCAGCCTGCAGCGGTACCGCCAGCGCTTCGTCGGCGCGGCCGATCCCGCGACGCCCGCCTTCGCGATGATCGGCCTGGCCTACACGGATGTCTCGCCCTACGACGTCGTGGTGGTCAAGAACGGCTACCTGTTCCCCAATCAGCGGGAGACCTCGGGCAGCGAGTTCATGGCGTTCACGCCCGGCGGCACCGACCTCGACTTCGACCGCCTCACCTTCGAGCGCGTGTGGCGCCCGATCTTCCCCCTCGACCGCGACTTCGAGGCGGACCTCACCCCGACCGTGCTCGAGGTGAAGGCCCGCGAGTTCGGCACGCAGGGCGCATGA
- a CDS encoding HAD family hydrolase has translation MTTRLRAVLFDLDGTIADTEPLWVRAKEEIARRHAIVWTREDSERAIGQPTPVYAGEFVRRGARGSTAQIASEITAHVAEGMAEGIAWRPGALVLLTALVNAGIPTALVTMAYRPVAEALAAATGLGVFDVIVAGDDVEKSKPDPEPYERALAALGVPARGCVAIEDTETGARSAEAAGLRTLVVPSVHDMAESPRPVGRTLRPTLEGLMPAELAALL, from the coding sequence GTGACGACGCGGCTGCGCGCCGTGCTGTTCGACCTGGACGGCACGATCGCCGACACGGAGCCGTTGTGGGTGCGAGCGAAGGAGGAGATCGCTCGGCGGCACGCCATCGTATGGACGCGCGAGGACTCCGAACGCGCGATCGGTCAGCCTACCCCCGTCTACGCGGGAGAGTTCGTCCGTCGCGGAGCGCGGGGATCCACGGCGCAGATCGCGTCCGAGATCACCGCCCATGTCGCGGAGGGCATGGCCGAGGGCATCGCCTGGCGACCCGGTGCCCTGGTGCTCCTGACGGCGCTCGTGAATGCGGGGATCCCGACGGCGCTCGTCACTATGGCCTACCGTCCCGTCGCGGAGGCGCTCGCGGCGGCGACCGGGCTCGGCGTCTTCGATGTCATCGTGGCCGGCGACGACGTGGAGAAGTCCAAGCCCGACCCCGAGCCCTACGAGCGCGCGCTCGCCGCGCTCGGTGTGCCCGCCCGTGGATGCGTGGCGATCGAGGACACCGAGACCGGCGCGCGCAGCGCCGAAGCGGCCGGTCTGCGCACGCTCGTGGTGCCCAGCGTCCACGACATGGCCGAAAGCCCCCGTCCGGTCGGCCGAACCCTTCGGCCGACCCTCGAGGGCCTCATGCCGGCCGAGCTCGCCGCTCTGCTCTGA
- a CDS encoding NAD-dependent epimerase/dehydratase family protein has protein sequence MSLKVLFIGGTGTISAGASAEAAARGIDLTILTRGTTGPRTAPESVRRITASVSDAASLRDAIGGERFDVVVNFISYVPEHARRDIEVFSNRVGQYVYISSASVYEKPPARLPITEATPLRNPFWQYSRDKIASELLLQQAQRDHGFPVTIVRPSHTYDQTRIPVAGGWTTIDRMRRGAPVVVHGDGTSLWTLTHSRDFARPFVSLLGDTRAVGAAFHITSDEVLTWDQITRIMARAAGVEKPQILHVTSDELVRAIPAQEGLHLGDRTYSHIFDNSLIRALVPGFTAETTFDAGAREIIAWHDADPARRIVDPDLDAVYDTLAERAR, from the coding sequence ATGTCCCTGAAGGTGCTGTTCATCGGAGGAACCGGCACGATCTCCGCGGGCGCGAGCGCCGAGGCCGCCGCCCGCGGGATCGACCTGACGATTCTCACCCGTGGAACGACGGGACCGCGCACGGCGCCGGAGTCGGTCCGCCGCATCACGGCGTCCGTGTCGGATGCCGCGTCGTTGCGCGACGCGATCGGCGGCGAGCGCTTCGACGTGGTCGTGAATTTCATTTCGTATGTGCCCGAGCACGCGCGGCGCGACATCGAGGTGTTCTCGAACCGCGTCGGCCAGTACGTCTACATCAGCTCGGCGTCCGTCTATGAGAAGCCGCCCGCACGCCTGCCCATCACAGAGGCGACGCCCCTGCGCAATCCGTTCTGGCAGTACTCTCGCGACAAGATCGCGAGCGAGCTGCTCCTGCAGCAGGCGCAGCGCGATCACGGGTTCCCCGTGACGATCGTCCGGCCGTCGCACACCTACGACCAGACGCGCATCCCGGTAGCCGGAGGCTGGACGACCATCGATCGGATGCGCCGTGGTGCGCCCGTCGTGGTCCACGGTGACGGCACGTCATTGTGGACACTCACGCACTCCCGGGATTTCGCCCGTCCCTTCGTGTCGCTCCTCGGCGACACGAGGGCGGTCGGCGCTGCCTTCCACATCACCTCGGACGAGGTGCTCACGTGGGATCAGATCACCCGCATCATGGCGCGCGCGGCGGGGGTCGAGAAGCCGCAGATCCTCCACGTGACGTCGGACGAGCTCGTCCGGGCCATCCCGGCGCAGGAGGGTCTGCACCTCGGCGATCGCACGTACAGCCACATCTTCGACAACTCCCTCATCCGCGCCCTCGTGCCCGGCTTCACGGCGGAGACCACCTTCGACGCCGGCGCACGCGAGATCATCGCGTGGCATGACGCCGACCCTGCGCGGAGGATCGTCGACCCCGACCTGGACGCGGTGTACGACACGCTCGCGGAGCGCGCCCGATGA
- a CDS encoding TetR/AcrR family transcriptional regulator, which yields MSARGQYAKGVARREEILEAALTVFARSGYQGTSLREVAEVTGMTAAGLLHYFGTREAMLTEVVRKKEELARSTANGASVLPRMSRSLRGNADVPGLVQLHAVLAAQASDPAHASHDYFVERYGGIRERLEEDLRERIAVRGLDLDPAKLAPILIAVADGMQLQWMLDPSLGMADHFDYLLEVLGIGADTPSEDRA from the coding sequence ATGAGCGCGAGGGGGCAGTACGCCAAAGGCGTCGCCCGTCGCGAGGAGATCCTCGAGGCTGCGCTGACGGTCTTCGCCCGATCCGGATACCAGGGCACGTCGCTCCGTGAGGTGGCTGAGGTGACCGGGATGACGGCGGCCGGTCTTCTGCACTACTTCGGCACCCGCGAGGCGATGCTCACCGAGGTCGTGCGCAAGAAGGAGGAGCTTGCGCGGTCGACCGCGAACGGTGCATCCGTCCTGCCCAGGATGAGCAGATCGCTGCGCGGCAACGCCGATGTGCCAGGCCTCGTCCAGTTGCACGCCGTGCTCGCGGCGCAGGCGTCGGACCCCGCGCACGCCAGTCACGACTACTTCGTCGAACGTTACGGCGGCATCCGCGAGCGCCTGGAGGAGGACCTCCGTGAGAGGATCGCCGTCCGCGGGCTCGACCTGGACCCGGCCAAGCTCGCCCCCATCCTCATCGCGGTGGCCGACGGTATGCAGCTGCAGTGGATGCTGGATCCCTCGCTCGGCATGGCCGATCACTTCGACTACCTGCTCGAGGTGCTCGGCATCGGTGCCGACACGCCGTCAGAGGACCGCGCGTGA